Proteins co-encoded in one Cytobacillus sp. NJ13 genomic window:
- a CDS encoding PIG-L family deacetylase yields the protein MKRLISIFLIIALFIGGYFLFKKETVIFYSPHADDEVLSMGGSIIKAVEEDKNVIVILLSKGLASSAYHKVNTKLQEEGYDNISPEEFGEARIKEFKKSVEAMGVKPENIHIYDLPDAEFTPDMVKEIMIDMEKDYPGATHHVMTYHDPHPDHASTGKALKALQKEGTIKKAGYYHIPIQQFENLSYTGKDEISEEHAEKYKTALDAYSEWSPEEGKFQIGQISVTDYFENANTYLESRWHQ from the coding sequence TTGAAACGATTGATAAGTATATTTTTAATCATAGCATTATTTATTGGCGGATATTTCTTGTTTAAAAAAGAAACAGTTATTTTTTATTCTCCCCATGCAGATGACGAAGTATTAAGCATGGGAGGGTCGATTATAAAGGCAGTGGAAGAAGATAAAAATGTCATTGTCATATTGCTGTCCAAAGGACTGGCCAGCAGTGCCTATCATAAGGTGAACACAAAGCTTCAGGAAGAGGGATATGATAACATTTCTCCGGAGGAATTTGGCGAGGCCAGGATTAAGGAGTTTAAAAAATCCGTAGAGGCAATGGGGGTGAAACCTGAAAACATCCATATTTACGATTTGCCGGATGCTGAATTTACGCCTGATATGGTAAAAGAAATCATGATTGATATGGAAAAGGACTACCCTGGTGCGACCCATCATGTGATGACTTATCATGACCCACATCCGGACCACGCTTCAACTGGTAAGGCTTTAAAGGCCCTGCAAAAAGAAGGGACAATTAAAAAGGCAGGTTATTACCATATCCCCATTCAGCAATTCGAAAATTTATCCTATACAGGCAAAGATGAAATAAGTGAGGAACATGCGGAGAAGTACAAAACCGCTTTGGATGCTTATAGCGAGTGGTCCCCTGAGGAAGGCAAATTTCAGATCGGGCAAATCTCAGTAACAGACTATTTTGAAAATGCAAATACATACCTGGAAAGCAGATGGCATCAGTAA
- a CDS encoding heparan-alpha-glucosaminide N-acetyltransferase domain-containing protein, with the protein MERALKETPKKRRFRSLDITRGLIVLLSVFLFHIPAGGYEYLRHARWYDITIMDYILPGFITVFGVGMAFAYHRGVNWSKLIKRTIRLIIYGLIFNMIVDWKVDLSTIRITGVLQLYGVLGLLAVIISTLVKSWRLLIPVVAFILLIHGYILFSFSQSCTDGLLQPDCNPSGIIDVAVFGAEHLYHQGKMGYDPEGFMTVIGALSNVLLGIIAGKILLEKRDKGAWKELILFGAVVLLLSYAASNFLPFNKKIWTPSFAMLTAGSVITVFAFIHLIFDQLRNTKKTIFSWYIEAFGRNSFLIYFGKFIVYSFLARIMIDAGGEEVSFSAWLLSKMDLITQYPQLAYAGVMLLAWSAVAIILHLKKWYVKA; encoded by the coding sequence ATGGAACGTGCATTAAAGGAAACACCGAAAAAAAGAAGATTTCGCTCCCTTGATATAACAAGGGGACTGATTGTATTGCTGTCTGTGTTTTTATTTCATATTCCGGCAGGAGGATACGAGTATCTCCGCCATGCCAGATGGTACGATATTACAATCATGGACTATATATTGCCTGGATTTATAACCGTTTTTGGAGTAGGGATGGCTTTTGCCTATCATCGCGGCGTTAACTGGAGCAAGCTCATTAAGAGAACTATACGGTTAATAATCTATGGATTAATCTTTAATATGATTGTCGATTGGAAAGTTGATTTATCTACTATACGCATTACAGGGGTACTTCAATTATATGGAGTTCTTGGGCTGCTTGCAGTTATTATCTCCACTCTCGTAAAATCATGGCGATTGCTTATCCCTGTTGTTGCTTTCATCCTGCTTATTCATGGATATATTTTATTCTCATTTAGCCAAAGCTGTACGGACGGACTTTTGCAGCCGGACTGCAATCCGTCAGGCATCATTGATGTTGCCGTATTCGGCGCTGAACATTTGTATCATCAGGGAAAAATGGGGTATGACCCAGAAGGTTTTATGACGGTAATAGGGGCTCTATCGAATGTGCTCCTGGGCATAATAGCGGGAAAAATTTTGTTGGAAAAGCGTGATAAGGGAGCCTGGAAAGAATTAATTCTTTTTGGAGCAGTTGTATTGCTTCTTTCTTATGCAGCTTCAAACTTCTTGCCTTTTAATAAAAAAATCTGGACTCCTTCATTTGCGATGCTGACAGCTGGAAGCGTAATTACTGTATTCGCCTTTATCCATCTGATATTTGATCAGCTAAGAAATACGAAAAAAACTATATTTTCATGGTATATAGAAGCGTTTGGCCGAAATAGCTTCCTCATTTATTTTGGCAAGTTTATCGTTTATTCATTCCTGGCCCGCATAATGATTGATGCTGGAGGGGAAGAGGTGTCTTTTTCGGCCTGGCTATTAAGTAAAATGGACCTGATCACCCAATATCCGCAGCTTGCCTATGCCGGCGTGATGCTTTTAGCCTGGTCTGCTGTGGCTATTATTCTCCACTTGAAAAAGTGGTATGTGAAGGCTTAA
- a CDS encoding cell wall-binding repeat-containing protein, translated as MKKQNRKKAGKIASYALTSALVLSSFSYTASATTKSSNDFYDQKISQIKELKAETLKKTELKDKTLKSELKASDKVRVIVELDGKTPLETATEEGKLYKELSESTKKSLASKVIKQQSSVKSAIKSKGVKFEYLKNFSTAFNGFSGEVKYGEVAKIEGLSGVKAVYLANAYNRPEVEPNMKTSHSFIQSAATWGDAGYKGEGMIVSVIDTGVDPSHKDFQNIDKANADLEKSEVDALVKEDGLKGKYYSDKVPYGYNYYDSNDTILDLGPAASMHGMHVAGTVAANGDEKTGGIKGVAPEAQVLGMKVFSNDPNFPSTWSDVYLAAIDDSIKLGADVLNMSLGSTAAFYEENGAEDVAITRAVENGIVAAVSAGNSAHLGSGWDAPYAKNPDIGVVGSPGLNPDTLQVAASGNVAYLYQHQATVGGKTFTGYGVDDWSSLAASGLELVSLSQANGVTEESGKACKVCGNPSDYEGVDVEGKIVVVKRGTLSFFDKTVNAAEAGAAGIIVYDSGGGTFYENQGGWDVPFMMLSAGDGEELEKAIANGDATASVAQTSKKEDPVMGRMTDFTSWGVTPDLRLKPEITAPGGNIYSTVNDDKYTVMSGTSMAAPHVAGGSALVQQYLQEDDRFSDLDFEQRTRLAKVLLVNTAKTIDDVHGQPFSPRRQGAGMMQTFSAVSSPAILTEQSTGEAKVELFDFKETKFDLPLAVTNISESEEVTYNVKTRVLADTIQQVEGEEDRNALIAGDLTGVEVDGPETVTVAPGETVEFTVTVDISKAKLPGLDKDGKPISLNLKEDIFVEGFVHLEDAKKDSANPTLTVPYLGFYGEWDRPEIFDGFKTLGENRFYDAFPTETDMLVENGDYFADMLKVDGKDVYAFSPNGDGNLDDINALPAMLRNAKELQTNILDKDGKQVARVNLESNVRKNWFDSGDTNPYDFNPERAWDGKIKGEAAEDGLYYYELKGKVHYEGAEWQTKKVPVYVDKTAPKLEAEYDAETKTVSWEASDAGVGIAAYAVFVNGVKVADAAADKTSVVLDSIPDKAVVEVAAVDKVYNVSFDEVAVGDSGLPIIDVSTDELVPFGQYNTRSITFSGLVHEDIALKSLTVNGKDVSFKQNDKGEYEFTATVTFEQDGKYDVQIVATDVSGKEFSFARKIMIDTTSPVLNTDAPRFVDKEVEEVTFNVDIEDNFNAFTLLLDGEKVFVQQMEELAEPDTATAEVTVPVKEGDNSFTLTLVDGAGNETEQEVSIYRNEDAERVNRISGADRYVTAVEISKKGWTEADTVVLARGDNYADALAGIPLAKKNDAPLLLTKPNSLSDATKAEIERLGAKNVIILGGKGAVSEAIAQDLEDSGLNVDRLSGKDRFATAAAIAYEVAPNGAEEVVVVRGKDFPDALSAAAYAASNGMPILLTEMYSLPSVTSTAIRDLGATKSLVIGGTGVVSFSVASELPNPYRIGGKTRYETSLNVAKHFDNGAYEYYVATGKQFADALAGAALAAKNDTGILLTDANLPAETEAFLAEESVEKVTVLGGKGAVSETVFTKLKNLFK; from the coding sequence GTGAAAAAACAAAATAGGAAAAAGGCCGGTAAAATAGCTTCATATGCCCTTACTTCTGCATTAGTTTTATCAAGCTTCAGCTACACAGCTTCTGCAACTACCAAAAGTTCAAATGACTTCTACGACCAAAAAATTAGCCAAATTAAAGAATTAAAAGCAGAGACATTAAAGAAAACAGAACTTAAAGATAAGACTCTTAAATCTGAATTAAAAGCTTCTGATAAAGTTCGCGTAATTGTTGAACTTGACGGAAAAACACCTTTAGAGACTGCAACTGAAGAAGGCAAACTTTACAAAGAATTATCAGAATCGACAAAAAAATCACTGGCTTCAAAAGTGATAAAACAGCAAAGTTCGGTGAAAAGTGCGATTAAATCAAAGGGTGTAAAATTTGAATATCTTAAAAACTTCTCTACCGCTTTTAATGGATTCAGCGGTGAAGTAAAATACGGGGAAGTCGCTAAAATTGAAGGTTTATCTGGTGTTAAAGCAGTTTACTTAGCCAATGCTTACAACCGTCCAGAAGTAGAGCCTAACATGAAGACAAGCCACAGTTTTATCCAGTCAGCTGCCACTTGGGGAGATGCCGGATATAAAGGGGAAGGAATGATTGTTTCCGTAATTGACACAGGTGTCGATCCTTCCCATAAAGATTTCCAGAATATTGATAAAGCCAATGCTGATCTGGAAAAGAGCGAAGTAGATGCCCTTGTTAAAGAAGATGGCCTAAAAGGTAAATATTATTCAGATAAAGTACCTTATGGCTATAACTACTATGACAGCAATGACACTATTTTAGACCTTGGACCTGCTGCCTCCATGCATGGTATGCACGTTGCCGGTACAGTCGCAGCAAATGGGGATGAAAAAACTGGAGGCATCAAGGGTGTCGCTCCTGAAGCACAGGTTCTTGGCATGAAAGTATTCAGTAACGATCCGAATTTCCCGTCAACATGGTCTGATGTTTATTTAGCGGCCATTGATGATTCTATTAAACTCGGTGCAGATGTATTAAATATGAGCTTAGGTTCAACTGCTGCCTTTTATGAGGAAAATGGAGCCGAAGATGTTGCGATTACAAGAGCTGTAGAAAACGGAATTGTAGCAGCTGTTTCTGCGGGTAACTCTGCACATCTAGGAAGCGGCTGGGATGCGCCATATGCTAAGAACCCGGATATTGGGGTTGTTGGATCTCCAGGATTAAATCCGGATACACTGCAGGTTGCTGCTTCAGGTAACGTAGCATATTTATACCAGCATCAAGCAACAGTAGGCGGAAAGACATTTACTGGATATGGAGTGGATGATTGGTCCAGTCTGGCTGCTTCTGGTTTAGAGCTTGTAAGCTTATCTCAGGCAAATGGTGTGACGGAAGAAAGCGGAAAGGCTTGTAAAGTTTGCGGAAACCCTTCTGATTACGAAGGTGTCGATGTAGAAGGCAAGATTGTCGTTGTTAAGCGCGGAACTCTATCATTCTTTGACAAAACAGTAAATGCTGCAGAAGCAGGTGCAGCTGGGATCATTGTATATGATTCAGGCGGCGGAACATTCTATGAGAACCAGGGCGGCTGGGATGTGCCGTTTATGATGCTTTCAGCTGGTGATGGAGAAGAACTTGAAAAAGCGATTGCGAATGGTGATGCAACTGCTTCTGTTGCCCAAACCAGCAAAAAAGAAGATCCGGTAATGGGCCGAATGACTGACTTCACTTCATGGGGTGTAACGCCTGATTTAAGGTTGAAGCCTGAAATCACAGCTCCTGGCGGAAATATCTACTCTACTGTAAATGACGATAAGTACACAGTTATGAGCGGAACTTCCATGGCAGCTCCTCATGTTGCCGGCGGATCTGCATTGGTTCAGCAATATCTGCAAGAGGATGACAGATTCTCTGATCTGGATTTTGAACAGCGTACAAGATTGGCGAAGGTGCTATTAGTTAATACAGCGAAAACAATTGATGATGTTCATGGACAGCCTTTCTCACCTCGCCGTCAGGGTGCTGGCATGATGCAAACATTTAGCGCTGTTTCTTCACCAGCTATTTTAACTGAGCAGTCAACAGGGGAAGCGAAAGTAGAACTTTTTGACTTTAAAGAAACTAAATTTGACCTGCCTTTAGCGGTTACCAATATTTCTGAATCAGAAGAAGTTACTTATAACGTAAAAACACGTGTACTAGCTGATACAATTCAGCAGGTTGAAGGCGAAGAAGACCGCAATGCTCTAATTGCCGGGGATCTTACTGGTGTTGAAGTTGATGGTCCTGAGACAGTGACAGTGGCTCCAGGTGAAACTGTAGAGTTCACAGTCACAGTTGATATCTCTAAAGCAAAACTTCCAGGGTTGGATAAGGATGGAAAGCCAATTTCCCTTAACCTTAAAGAAGATATCTTTGTAGAAGGTTTTGTGCATTTAGAAGATGCCAAGAAAGATAGTGCAAACCCAACACTAACTGTACCTTACCTGGGATTCTATGGTGAGTGGGACCGCCCTGAAATCTTCGATGGCTTTAAGACTCTAGGGGAAAACAGATTCTATGATGCGTTCCCTACAGAGACAGATATGCTGGTTGAAAATGGTGATTATTTCGCAGATATGTTAAAAGTAGATGGCAAGGATGTATACGCATTCTCACCGAATGGCGATGGCAACCTTGACGATATCAACGCTCTTCCAGCTATGCTTCGTAATGCCAAGGAATTGCAGACGAATATCCTTGATAAAGATGGCAAGCAGGTAGCAAGAGTAAATCTTGAATCAAATGTCAGAAAGAATTGGTTTGATTCAGGTGATACCAATCCTTATGACTTCAATCCTGAACGCGCCTGGGATGGAAAAATTAAAGGAGAAGCGGCGGAAGATGGCTTATATTACTATGAGCTAAAAGGAAAAGTTCATTACGAGGGTGCTGAATGGCAAACGAAGAAAGTGCCTGTATACGTAGATAAAACAGCTCCTAAGCTTGAGGCTGAATATGATGCTGAAACCAAAACTGTAAGCTGGGAAGCTTCTGATGCAGGTGTTGGTATTGCGGCTTATGCTGTGTTTGTAAATGGAGTGAAAGTAGCTGATGCAGCTGCAGATAAAACAAGTGTTGTTCTTGATTCCATTCCTGATAAAGCTGTTGTTGAAGTAGCTGCTGTCGATAAGGTTTATAATGTGTCCTTCGATGAAGTAGCTGTAGGGGATTCTGGTCTCCCAATCATTGATGTCTCTACTGATGAGCTTGTTCCATTTGGACAATACAATACTCGTTCCATTACATTCTCTGGACTGGTACATGAGGATATCGCCCTTAAGTCTTTAACTGTAAATGGCAAGGATGTTTCTTTCAAGCAAAACGATAAAGGGGAATATGAATTTACAGCAACTGTTACGTTTGAACAGGACGGAAAATATGATGTCCAAATCGTAGCAACAGACGTTTCCGGAAAAGAGTTTTCATTTGCCCGCAAAATCATGATTGATACAACCAGCCCTGTATTAAACACGGATGCTCCTAGATTTGTTGATAAAGAAGTTGAAGAAGTTACATTTAATGTTGATATTGAAGATAACTTCAATGCCTTTACATTATTATTAGATGGGGAAAAGGTATTCGTTCAGCAGATGGAAGAATTGGCTGAGCCTGATACTGCAACTGCGGAAGTTACTGTTCCTGTAAAAGAAGGGGACAACTCCTTCACATTAACTCTTGTAGATGGTGCAGGAAACGAAACTGAACAAGAAGTAAGCATCTACCGTAACGAAGATGCCGAACGTGTAAACCGTATTTCTGGTGCTGACCGTTATGTGACAGCTGTTGAAATCAGCAAAAAAGGCTGGACTGAAGCTGATACTGTCGTATTGGCACGCGGTGATAACTATGCCGATGCTCTTGCGGGTATCCCGTTAGCTAAGAAGAATGATGCTCCATTGCTATTAACAAAACCGAACAGTCTTTCGGATGCAACAAAGGCTGAAATTGAGCGTTTAGGTGCCAAAAATGTAATTATTCTCGGAGGAAAAGGTGCTGTAAGTGAAGCAATTGCTCAAGACCTGGAAGACTCTGGATTAAATGTTGATCGTTTATCCGGCAAAGACCGTTTTGCAACAGCTGCAGCCATTGCATATGAGGTAGCTCCTAATGGAGCAGAAGAAGTTGTTGTAGTTAGAGGCAAGGACTTCCCAGATGCTCTATCTGCTGCTGCCTATGCGGCTTCAAATGGAATGCCGATTCTATTAACTGAAATGTATAGCCTTCCATCTGTAACAAGCACTGCTATCAGAGATTTAGGTGCTACCAAGTCACTGGTAATTGGCGGAACTGGAGTTGTTTCTTTCTCAGTAGCAAGTGAATTGCCTAACCCTTACCGTATTGGCGGGAAGACTCGTTATGAAACTTCTTTAAATGTTGCCAAGCATTTTGATAACGGTGCTTACGAGTACTATGTAGCAACTGGAAAGCAATTTGCCGATGCTCTTGCGGGTGCCGCTTTAGCTGCTAAGAATGATACAGGCATTTTGTTAACTGATGCTAACTTGCCGGCAGAGACAGAAGCTTTCCTTGCTGAAGAATCCGTGGAAAAGGTTACGGTACTTGGTGGAAAAGGTGCTGTTAGCGAGACTGTATTTACTAAGTTAAAAAATCTATTTAAGTAA
- a CDS encoding glycosyltransferase, translated as MKVLIIPSWYPIKENPILGIFFKEQAKAIQKSGCDVTVIYPEIKTMRSYNANWKKGIKVEDEDGIKTYRYRGYNPFPARIPYATGYIYYLRLKTLFSQMAKAEGKPDIIHAHSCLWGGWAAAKIAAEEKIPLVVTEHSSKLVRGLLKPYEEKEIIKTLKQTDRIISVGPSLKRSLALYTDKEIIEIPNIVDFKSFQNAELVETGKTNKFRFFSLALLTPNKGMDLLIRSFAGGFKDQEAELFIGGDGAQKEELMNLAKTLGVDKQVIFLGAINRDEVIQQMNACDAFVLASKFETFGVVLIEALACGKPVISTDSGGPRSIVNEKNGIIVPVDNEEKLRQAMEKVCHNYSDYDSKEIREDCSARFSEEVITKQILRIYQTLV; from the coding sequence ATGAAAGTCTTAATCATCCCTTCATGGTACCCTATTAAAGAAAATCCGATTTTAGGCATATTCTTCAAGGAGCAGGCAAAAGCTATCCAAAAAAGCGGATGTGACGTTACTGTTATCTATCCTGAAATAAAGACCATGCGTTCCTATAATGCCAATTGGAAAAAAGGGATCAAAGTCGAGGATGAGGATGGTATAAAAACATACCGCTACAGAGGGTATAACCCCTTCCCTGCCAGAATCCCTTATGCTACAGGATATATCTATTATTTAAGATTAAAAACACTGTTCAGCCAAATGGCTAAAGCAGAAGGGAAGCCAGATATTATCCATGCCCACTCATGTCTTTGGGGGGGCTGGGCAGCAGCAAAAATAGCGGCGGAAGAAAAGATTCCTCTTGTTGTTACCGAGCATTCGAGCAAACTAGTTAGAGGCCTGCTTAAGCCATATGAAGAAAAAGAAATCATTAAAACGCTGAAGCAAACAGACAGAATTATTTCAGTTGGACCAAGTTTAAAAAGATCACTGGCGCTTTATACAGACAAAGAAATTATTGAAATCCCCAACATAGTAGATTTCAAAAGCTTTCAGAATGCAGAGCTTGTTGAGACAGGCAAAACGAATAAGTTTAGATTCTTCTCGCTGGCTTTATTAACGCCCAATAAGGGGATGGACTTACTGATCAGAAGTTTTGCCGGCGGCTTCAAAGATCAGGAAGCGGAGCTATTTATCGGTGGAGACGGCGCCCAAAAAGAAGAATTAATGAACCTGGCCAAAACCTTGGGTGTTGATAAGCAAGTTATATTTCTGGGTGCAATAAACCGGGATGAAGTAATACAGCAGATGAATGCGTGTGACGCTTTTGTACTTGCCAGTAAATTTGAAACCTTCGGGGTTGTGCTAATTGAGGCCCTGGCCTGCGGAAAGCCGGTGATTTCAACAGACTCGGGAGGACCCCGTTCGATTGTTAATGAAAAGAACGGAATTATTGTTCCTGTTGATAACGAAGAAAAGCTCCGCCAAGCGATGGAAAAGGTCTGCCATAACTACTCAGATTATGACTCAAAAGAAATACGCGAAGATTGTTCGGCAAGATTCAGTGAAGAAGTGATTACGAAACAAATTTTAAGAATATATCAAACTCTAGTTTAG